A segment of the bacterium genome:
CGCCCTCGGCGCGCTCGCCTCGTGCTGGTGTCTGGCGACCATGAGCGAGAGCGAGAGCTTCGGCATCGTGCTCGTCGAGGCCTGGGCGTGCGGCAAGCCGGTGATCGCCAACGGCGATTGTCCGGCGTTCGCCGAGCTGGTCGCCGACGACGTCGACGGTCTGCTCTGCCACACCGACGCCGAGCTCGAGTCGGCGCTGGCGCGCCTGCTCGCCGACCCGGCGCTGGCCGCGCGACTGGGCGCCGCGGGGCGCGACAAGGCGCTGGCGCGCTACCCCTGGTCGCGCATCGCCGCCGCGGTCGCCGCGGTGCTGCGCGGCGCGGCCGGACGCCCCGACGAGGCGGCGGCGCCGTCCGCCGCCGAGGAGACGAGCCATGGCCTCCCTGCGTGACCGCCTCGCCTACCTGCGCTACGCCTGGGTGAAGCGCAGCTTCCGCTTCTGGGAGCGGCACGGCGTGCACGTCGTCCCGGTGCACTTCTACGAGCCGATCCCCGATACCCGCCTGCTCGACCCCGCGCTCTGGGAGCAGACGCGCACGCTGCCGGCGATCGACCTGCGGGTCGACGCGCAGTTGCAGCGCCTGCGGGACTTCGCGGACCGCTACCGCTCCGAGTACGAGCGCTTTCCGCGCCAGGCCACCGCCGATCCCACCCAGTACCACGAGGAGAACGGCCAGTTCGCCAGCACCGACGCCGAGGTGCTGCACTGCCTGGTCCGCGACCACCGGCCGCGCCTGGTGATCGAGGTCGGCAGCGGCTTCTCGACCCTGATCACGGCGGCGGCGTTGCGCCGCAACGCCGCCGAGGGCGCGCCCGGCGAGCTGGTCTGCATCGAGCCGTATCCCAATGCCACCCTGCGCGCCGGCGTGCCCGGCGTCACGCGGCTGATCAGCACGCCGCTGCAACAGGTGCCGCTCGAGACCTTCGCGCAGCTCGCCGCCGGCGACGTGCTGTTCATCGACTCGAGTCACGTCGTCGCCATCGGCAGCGACACGACCCGCGAGGTGCTCGACATCGTCCCGCGCCTCGCGCCCGGCGTGCTGGTGCACTTCCACGACATCTACACGCCGCTCGAGTACCCGCGGAACTGGGTGCTGGACGAGCACCGCTTCTGGAACGAGCAGTACCTGGTCGAGGCCTTCCTGTCGTTCAACGAGCGCTTCGAGATCCTCTACGCCGGCAGCTACCTGCACGTCCTGCACCCGGACGCGCTGGTCGCCTTCTCGTCGCTGTACCGGCCGCAGGGACGCTGGTCGACCAGCCTGTGGATCCGCCGCGTCTCCTGAGCTCCCGGACGATTCGACAGGCTGGAGGGCCGCGCTCCCGCGCGGCCGTGCGCCCCCCGGGCGGAGCAACCGGCGCCCACGTGCGTTGCCCGCGGCGCGTTGCGGCGGCCGTCTCTCCCGAGCGCCCTCCCCTTGCGCCGCGCGGGCGGACTGACTACCGCGGACCCTGCATGACGCTGAGCGAGCAGTACGATCGGCAGACGACGCAGATCATGGAGCGGATGCTCGCCGCCGACGCCTCGTGCGTCGACGTCGGCGCCAACGTCGGGGCCATCCTGAGCGAAATGCTGCGCGTGGCGCCGCGCGGCCGCCACTACGCATTCGAGCCGCTGCCCGATCTCTTCGACGACCTGCGCCGCCGCTTCGGCGGCAACCCGCAGGTGAGCCTGTTCAATCTCGCGCTCAGCGACCGCAGCGGCCGCTCCGCCTTCCAGCACGTGGTGACCAACCACGCCTACAGCGGCCTGCGCCGCCGCCGCTACGACCGCCCGCACGAGGAGGTGGTGGAGATCGCCGTCCAGGTCGAGCCGCTGGACGCCGTGCTGCCGGCGGACGCCGCCGTCGATCTCATCAAGATCGACGTCGAGGGCGCCGAGCTCGAGGTGCTGCGCGGCGCGGCGGCCACCATCCGCCGCTGCCGGCCGCTCATCGTCTTCGAGCACGGGCTCGGCGGCTCCGACTTCTACGGCACCACGCCGGAGCACGTCCACGACCTGCTGGTCGGCGAGTGCGGCCTGGAGATCTCGCTGATGGCGGACTGGCTGGATGGCCGCCCGCCGCTGTCGCGGCAGGGGCTGCACGACGAGTTCCACGGCCAGACGAACTACTACTTCCTCGCCCATCCGCGGCGCTGAGCCGGCGGGACGCGCCGCCCGCGCCATGCCTGCCCCGCCCGCCCTCCGGCCCACCGCGCGGCCGGGCGCCCGCATCGCCGTCGACGGCCTGCCGCTGCAGGTGCGCAGCGCCGGCATCGCCGCCTATACGCGCGCCCTGGTCGCCGCCATGGCGCGCCTGCGGCCGCGGACGACGTTTCTGCTCTTCGGCCTGACCGACCTGGCGCGCACCGCGCTGCGCGCCGTGCCGCCCGACTCGCCCGCGGCGCCGCTGCCGGCCAACGCGCGCTGGTGCCGCTCGCTCCTCTATCCGGCGATCACCGGCTTTCCGCTGCCGCTGCCGCGCCTCCTGCCGCTGCGCGCCGCCACCGGCGCGGTCGATCTCTTCCACGCCACCAACTACGTCACCCCGCGCGCCGCCGGCGTGCCGATCGTGGTCACCGTGCACGACCTGACGCTGCTGCGGCACCCGGAGCTGGGCACGCCGGCGCTGCGGCGGCTGGTCGAGCGCACGGCGCGCTCGCTGCGCGAGGCGACGCGGGTGATCGCCGACTCCGAAGCGACGCGGCGCGACGTCATCGAGCTGCTCGGCGCGGCGCCGGCGACGGTGCGCGCCGTGCCCCTCGGCTGCGACCCGCGCTTCACCCCGGGCGACGCCGAGGCGGCGCGGCGCATCGTGGCGGCCGAGCTCGGCATCGCGGCGCCGTTCGTGCTGCACGTCGGCACGCTCGAGCCGCGCAAGAACCTGCCGGCGCTGGTCTCCGCCTTCGCCCGCGCCCGCCGCGCC
Coding sequences within it:
- a CDS encoding class I SAM-dependent methyltransferase, with product MASLRDRLAYLRYAWVKRSFRFWERHGVHVVPVHFYEPIPDTRLLDPALWEQTRTLPAIDLRVDAQLQRLRDFADRYRSEYERFPRQATADPTQYHEENGQFASTDAEVLHCLVRDHRPRLVIEVGSGFSTLITAAALRRNAAEGAPGELVCIEPYPNATLRAGVPGVTRLISTPLQQVPLETFAQLAAGDVLFIDSSHVVAIGSDTTREVLDIVPRLAPGVLVHFHDIYTPLEYPRNWVLDEHRFWNEQYLVEAFLSFNERFEILYAGSYLHVLHPDALVAFSSLYRPQGRWSTSLWIRRVS
- a CDS encoding FkbM family methyltransferase translates to MTLSEQYDRQTTQIMERMLAADASCVDVGANVGAILSEMLRVAPRGRHYAFEPLPDLFDDLRRRFGGNPQVSLFNLALSDRSGRSAFQHVVTNHAYSGLRRRRYDRPHEEVVEIAVQVEPLDAVLPADAAVDLIKIDVEGAELEVLRGAAATIRRCRPLIVFEHGLGGSDFYGTTPEHVHDLLVGECGLEISLMADWLDGRPPLSRQGLHDEFHGQTNYYFLAHPRR
- a CDS encoding glycosyltransferase family 4 protein — its product is MPAPPALRPTARPGARIAVDGLPLQVRSAGIAAYTRALVAAMARLRPRTTFLLFGLTDLARTALRAVPPDSPAAPLPANARWCRSLLYPAITGFPLPLPRLLPLRAATGAVDLFHATNYVTPRAAGVPIVVTVHDLTLLRHPELGTPALRRLVERTARSLREATRVIADSEATRRDVIELLGAAPATVRAVPLGCDPRFTPGDAEAARRIVAAELGIAAPFVLHVGTLEPRKNLPALVSAFARARRAHRLRHLLVLAGPPGWGVEPLRARIAAEGLTEAVRLTGPVTDAHLVALYRAADLFAFPSLYEGFGLPVLEALACGTPVVAADVAALPEVAGDAAVLVDPRDEAALAAALHRGLDDAELRARLRAAGPARAAAFTWERCAAATLAVYEEAAPSLAGRP